CGTCAATGTTTTTTCTGGCGTATGCGAAGGGCGTTGTTGCAGGGGAATAACTGGGCGTGAAGAAATCATCGGGGGCGTACTCGAAACGTCAGTGGAGGATAACCGCAGCGACTTTTCATGCACTGCGTTCTGACTTTTACGTGTCCAATTGTTCATTAACGGTTCCGGACCGTTAACCACCCTATATTTCGCAACATTTCGCCCACGCCATCACGCCCGAATCATCTCCCGCACCTTCGCCGTCAACAAATCGAACGTAAACGGCTTGGTGATCAACTGCATCCCCGGATCAAGAAAGCCACCGCGCACCGCCGCATGCTCGGCGTAGCCGGTGATAAATAATACCTTCAGTTCCGGGCGCAATTGCCGCCCGATTTCCGCCAGTTGCCGACCGTTCATGCCGGGCAAGCCCACATCACTGATCAACAGGTCAATGCGCTGATCAGATTCGATGATCGGCACCGCAGTGGTCGCGTCACCGGCTTCGACAAAGGCATAGCCCAACTCTTTCAGGACGGCGCTGACAAGCACCCGCACAGCCGGGTCATCTTCAACGATCAATACCGTTTCACCGTCATTGGCGAATGGAAGCATGGCCGGGTTTACCACTGCGTCAGCGACGAACTCACCCACAAAGCGGGGTAGGAACAAGCTGACGGTGGTGCCTATACCGACTTCGCTGTGCAGGGTGACGTGCCCACGGGATTGACGGGCAAATCCATAGATCATCGACAAGCCCAGCCCGGTGCCCTGGCCGATCGGTTTGGTGGTGAAGAACGGGTCGAACACCCGGCCCATGACGCTTTCTGGAATGCCGCAACCGGTGTCACTGACACTCAGCTCAACGTAGTCGCCAGGGCTCAAGGTGCCATAGGCGGCGGTGAACACACTGTCGAGGTGGCGGTTGGTGGTTTCCACCGTAAGGCTGCCGCCGCTGGGCATCGCATCACGGGCGTTGATCACCAGGTTGAGCAGGGCGCTTTCCAGTTGATTCGGGTCGGCCTCTGCCGTCCAGAGGCTGTCGCTGAGGCGCATTTGCAGGCAGATGCTTTCATTGATACTGCGCTGCAGCAATTCGCCCATGGAAGTGACCAGTTGAT
This genomic stretch from Pseudomonas orientalis harbors:
- a CDS encoding ATP-binding protein translates to MTSLSPVSERAIILAPLGRDSSLALMMLNEAGYQGVVAGTLTDLCEVLNEGAGLLIIAAEALRGADMEPLLEYLHQQPAWSDLPIVLMTHHGGSEQNGSSHLSGLLGNVTFLERPFHPITLISLVSTALRGRRRQYEARDRLVDLSASELRLQRTLETLEQQVEERTAQLRSNEEALRQSQKMEAVGQLTGGIAHDFNNMLTGIIGSLELLRRRVARGKLDDLDSLIDLGVTSANRAAGLTHRLLAFSRRQSLDPKPVQINQLVTSMGELLQRSINESICLQMRLSDSLWTAEADPNQLESALLNLVINARDAMPSGGSLTVETTNRHLDSVFTAAYGTLSPGDYVELSVSDTGCGIPESVMGRVFDPFFTTKPIGQGTGLGLSMIYGFARQSRGHVTLHSEVGIGTTVSLFLPRFVGEFVADAVVNPAMLPFANDGETVLIVEDDPAVRVLVSAVLKELGYAFVEAGDATTAVPIIESDQRIDLLISDVGLPGMNGRQLAEIGRQLRPELKVLFITGYAEHAAVRGGFLDPGMQLITKPFTFDLLTAKVREMIRA